The stretch of DNA ATGGAACAAAGAGTGTGAGAGAGTATTTGGCTGGACTATTGATGAGCTCAATGCACATGAAAACGTGTTTGCACTTTTCCATCCAGACCCGGAAGTTCAAGAGACAATGAGAGAAGCTTTTGCAACTCGAAAAGAGACACAGTACATTGATATGAGTCCCTTGAGTAAAAGTGGAGAGCCGATACCAAGCAGATGGATAAATGTCGATTTGTCAGAGGGTGAGATTATCTATATAGGTATAGATATGCGAGCTCAAAAAGAGGCAGAAAAAAAGCTTTTGGAAGCTCAATATGAGTTAAGAGAGCTGAACAACTCACTTCAAGAGAGGGTTGATGTGGGTATTAAAGAGATTTATAAAAAAGAGCAACTTCTCCTTGGACAGTCACGAATGGCTCAAATGGGAGAGATGCTAAGTATCATTGCGCACCAATGGAGACAACCTTTGAGTGTCATAGATATGAGCGCTTTTAGTATACAAAATAAAATTGATTTGCAAAAGTTTGATTTTGATGATAAAGCTTCACAAGTAAAGTTTTTAGAGTTTTTAACAAAAGAGATAAAAGATATACATAGGTATACCCAGTACTTAACAGGCACGATAGAAGATTTTACAAACTTTTTTAAACCAACAAAAAGAAAAGAGACGACAACCTTGAATGTGCCGATTGAAAAGGCATTGAATATTCTTGATAGTCTGACAAAAAAAGAAAATATCGATGTAAAAGTTGATATTCAAACCTATAAAAGGGTAAAAATTTATACCTATGAAGTGATGCAGGTTGTTTTAAATATTATTAAAAACAGTATTGATAATTTTATAGAAAAAGAGATACTCAACCCCACAATAAACATTAGTGTTAATGAAGATAACAATAAGTTTACTATTCTTATTTGTGACAATGGAGGCGGCATCGACGAAGCTATTTTAGAGAAGATTTTTGATCCATATTTTTCAACTAAAAGTGAAAAAAACGGGACGGGGCTCGGACTCTATATCTCTAAAATAGTGATAGAAAACCATAGCTTTGGAATGTTAAATGCAAAAAATATTCACAATGGTGCTTGTTTTGAAATAATTTTGTATGGAGAGAGGTAATGGGGCAGTCACTGTATAAAAAATGTAAACATTTAAGTATCCTTTTTGTTGAAGATTATATTCCTCTTCAAGAAAAAATCTCATCGGTTCTTTGTGATTATTTTGGCTATGTTCAAACAGCTTCAAATGGCGAAGAAGGCTTAAGAGAATATGAGAAATTCCAAGAGAAAAATAAAAAAAATTTTGATATTGTGATGACAGATTATCAGATGCCAAAGCTCACAGGCATTGAGTTAATAAAAGCAATAAAACAACATAATAAAGAGCAGATCTTTATTGTTATATCCGCTCATCAAAACACTGAATATCTTATAGAGTATATAAATCTAGGTATCTCATATTTTGTACCAAAACCGATAGGTCCTGAAAATATGTTGGCAGTCTTAGAGAATGTCAGTAATGTTTTTAAAAGTAATGAATCAGTTCGATTAAACAGCGCATTGGTATGGAATAAGAGTCAAAAAGCTCTTTTTTACAATAATGAACTACTGACCCTGGCTAAATATGATTTACTACTGTTTGAAGTGCTCTTGGAAAATATTGGATTTATCTGCTCAATCGATAAGATACTCAACCATTTTTATCTCTACAATGAAGATATTAAACAGGAGAATATACGAAATATGGTTGTTCGCCTGCGAAAAAAGATTCCAGATATTAACATAAAGAGTTTATACGGGATCGGCTACTTACTAAGTGTAGATTAAAAGATCTCTAAGAGACTAGTTGTTTGCTATCATCTCTTGTACAACTTCTTTTAAAAGAGGTAGGTCATTTTGAATTGTATTCCAAACTATTTGGCTGTCAACTCCAAAATATTCATGTATTAGAAGGTTTCTAAAATCTTTTAAATCTCTCCATGGAACTTTTTTGTACTTTGATAATGTTTCATCACAAAGATGGATGGTGGCTTCACCAATAACCTCAAATTCTCTGATTGTTGCACTGTACACAAGTCTGTTATTTGAAAATGTATCAACATTCAAGCCGTGTGTGAACTCTAAAATAGCATTTACTGAGTCTAAAATATCTTGCAGAAAAAGAAGCTCGTCCCTTTTAGACATAAATGATCTCTTTTAAGATTTTCTTTTTTGCTATTGGTTTTAATGTACTCTCTATGCCAAGGTCTACTTTGAGTTTGAAGGCATCTTCAAGTTCTCTTTTGAGTGCAAAAAAGGTACTTAAACTCTTTTTTTCGTTTAACATCTCTATGGCAATATCTATGTCGCTCTCTTCTTTAAAGTCACCGCGTACGTAACTTCCAAATAGACCTATCTTAGTAACACCGTATTTTTGAAAGAATTCATTTTTATGCTGTGATAAGAAGTCTAATATAAACGCTTTTGTCATAAAAATGCCTTGTGTTCCATAAATTTATTTGAAAGATTATAGCAAAAAATGGATATTTTTTTATATGGCATGGATTTTTTCAGTATGTAAAATTCACTCTTTGGAGCGTAAATTAAATCAGTTCTCTTAAATGTTTTAAAACTTAGTGTCTTTTTTGTTTTTTGAGATGAACTCATCTGCAAACCTGAGCATATTTTTGTAGTGGAGAAATATCTCTCTTAACTGCTTTTAAAACACCGTATGAGCAAGATATAAAGCGTTGTGATGCTTCATTCTCTCATAGAGCATTTTGTCGCTTGTAAGAAGATGTTTCTGTTTTCAACGCATAAACCCGACTTCGGCGTTTATGCTTCATTTTAGTTCAAAATGTGCAAATGCACCCTCTACACTTAATACATTTTTATAGCTGGTCTTTGTTATAGTTACCTTTTTTGTAGTTAAGTCACACACCGCGATACGAAAGTTTGAACCCATATACGGTTCAACAATGCAGATGATCTTATCATCGATCTGTCTTGTTGCATGGATAACACCTTGGAGCGTATGAAAAAAATATTTTGGATAGCTCAAAGGCGTGATCTCTACAACCTCCGCAACTATTTTTTTGCCAAGATTTTGTCTTATAAGATTGGCATCTTCATAGTTGTCAAACTGAACACACCAATCGTCAAACTCTTTATTGAAGCGTTTTAAACCTTCGTCCAAAAAACCGCCTGCCTCTGACTGTAGGGCAAATATGCTCATTTGTAGAATCCTGTAAGAATATTCATAATTATACTTGTTAGCTTCTTTGATATCTTTTACAAATGGTAGTTAGCTATGAATTCCATCGGGTTATTGGGTCTTTAAAGGTGCGTTTCAATATCAACGAGTTCTACGCGGGAGCACTCTTTTTTTAAGAGTTTTTTGCTGTTTGCATCATCTTCTGCCAAACTCAAAAGATCTGCAAAGTCATCTTTAGAGACTTCAACAGTATGGAGTTCTTTAAGAGTTTCAATGCTGAGCGTTGCCTCTTCTTTGGATTTAAGCGTAATATTGCGATGCCCCTTGGCAAACTCTGATTTTATAGCTTTTGCCACTTTTTCGTTCTTAAGCAGTTCCTTAAGTGAAATCTTTTGATTGAGATCATTATCGCACAGTACTTTATACGTTACCACTATTTTTCCATCCATTATGCCGATTTCCTTTATTCTCAAGTTTCCAGCTCTTTTATAGCATCTACAAAGACATTATAACTTTCTTGTGAAGAAAATACAAAAGATAAATTGTTTATGTCGATTTGTTTAATACTCATTTAATATCATTTTTATTTTTAAACATGTCTTTTTCCAATCACTCTTGACAAACAAACACTTCATCGAAATTAAATATAAAATAACCGAGTGCTAGTTTATAGCTTAAACCAACTTGATATTCACTTTGGTTTTGTTACAATTAGGCATACAAAAAATTATTGGAGAATCTTATGAAAACATTAACAATTCAGGTGGAAGATAATTTTATGAATGATTTTTTAAATTTTGTCGGCACTTGTAAGGATAAAATCAAAATTACAAAAGATAAAAGTTTAGAGTACGACCCATATTTTTATGAGAGACAGGCAGAATTGCAACAAATCAGAGGTGATATCAAAAGTGGTAAGGCTGAGATGATTTCACACGATGATTTATGGGAAAATATAGAGACTCATTTAAAAACTAAACATAGTTAAAAATGAAAATAATTTATAAAACAGCTTTTGAAAGAGAATTGATTCAAATCATAGATTATATAGCGCAAGATAAAAAAAGTGCTAGTCTTAAATTTGCTTATGAATTAGAAAAGTCAATTTTGTCGATTTTAGATAATCCGCTCAAATATAAACAATCTATTTATTTCAATGATGAAAATATTAGAGACATGACATATAAAGGCTATACGGTAATTTATGAAATTAACTTTGAAAAAGAGTTAATTGAAATTTTCAAAATTTTTAATAGGAACAAGCCTTTATAACTCCACAACCCGCTCAAACATCTCTTTGATCTCCATCTCG from Sulfurimonas crateris encodes:
- a CDS encoding PAS domain-containing sensor histidine kinase; translation: MFTATLFFIIIFLVLWILRLKKKINKKEKIEENCKYREEHFKKLFDMAPIFIDSFDTNGHCYLWNKECERVFGWTIDELNAHENVFALFHPDPEVQETMREAFATRKETQYIDMSPLSKSGEPIPSRWINVDLSEGEIIYIGIDMRAQKEAEKKLLEAQYELRELNNSLQERVDVGIKEIYKKEQLLLGQSRMAQMGEMLSIIAHQWRQPLSVIDMSAFSIQNKIDLQKFDFDDKASQVKFLEFLTKEIKDIHRYTQYLTGTIEDFTNFFKPTKRKETTTLNVPIEKALNILDSLTKKENIDVKVDIQTYKRVKIYTYEVMQVVLNIIKNSIDNFIEKEILNPTINISVNEDNNKFTILICDNGGGIDEAILEKIFDPYFSTKSEKNGTGLGLYISKIVIENHSFGMLNAKNIHNGACFEIILYGER
- a CDS encoding HepT-like ribonuclease domain-containing protein, whose amino-acid sequence is MSKRDELLFLQDILDSVNAILEFTHGLNVDTFSNNRLVYSATIREFEVIGEATIHLCDETLSKYKKVPWRDLKDFRNLLIHEYFGVDSQIVWNTIQNDLPLLKEVVQEMIANN
- a CDS encoding nucleotidyltransferase family protein; the protein is MTKAFILDFLSQHKNEFFQKYGVTKIGLFGSYVRGDFKEESDIDIAIEMLNEKKSLSTFFALKRELEDAFKLKVDLGIESTLKPIAKKKILKEIIYV
- a CDS encoding type II toxin-antitoxin system RelE/ParE family toxin, whose amino-acid sequence is MKIIYKTAFERELIQIIDYIAQDKKSASLKFAYELEKSILSILDNPLKYKQSIYFNDENIRDMTYKGYTVIYEINFEKELIEIFKIFNRNKPL
- a CDS encoding response regulator transcription factor encodes the protein MGQSLYKKCKHLSILFVEDYIPLQEKISSVLCDYFGYVQTASNGEEGLREYEKFQEKNKKNFDIVMTDYQMPKLTGIELIKAIKQHNKEQIFIVISAHQNTEYLIEYINLGISYFVPKPIGPENMLAVLENVSNVFKSNESVRLNSALVWNKSQKALFYNNELLTLAKYDLLLFEVLLENIGFICSIDKILNHFYLYNEDIKQENIRNMVVRLRKKIPDINIKSLYGIGYLLSVD